In Limibacter armeniacum, a single window of DNA contains:
- a CDS encoding FUSC family membrane protein, producing MNRIKDFLNSSYLSFGFRMTVSILIPVIWGYYQGYLTQSIAVSLGVVATGTSDSPGSISQKTKGLLFSMLYIFVSVVLVGWASSFPWFLSVVLFVLCLFYGMFAIFGNRAAVIGNSVLLSVCFSLSRTMSFQQSVQFASLLVLGGLVYLLLTVLLWRIRPFKAVQQALGAGYMEAGKYLHLKASFYDEVKQEEPKQQQLIQQQGKVAESVDHIRVLLLSRRSAIQGTTRIGRALVHMLRTLVDIHEMSMAVHKHYDQLYGQFKGKGILMEYKSLLEGFGDELILIGRAIANAEPYELTKNYDNEIKGIKQKVDELKDKGITKDDVSGFLALKNILRNCSQLALMLKQCANYTLLDDADLPSQHPSSDFSRFVPRNKIGWEVFFNNLNMKSIHFRHGLRLGITVSLTYLFCYILKVPQGYWVLLTLIVIMKPSFSITKKRTIQRIIGTVVGGAVAVLLLAVVHDKTLMLMLIVSCTFGTFVFIGYNYTVGVIFITPFVLMLFSLLDPAGHSLTAVRIEDTLIGGAIAFASSYLIFPAWEYRNMPEHLAKIVRANKMYFVEVVNLYTAEQFSKEEYKLVRKDAHLSNANLSAAFQSMLNEPGHVQRNKTQVYGLVVINQSLSAHIATLAIYSETLADKYAFEELKPIKEFVEESLSHVEQRLLGKEVSYRGDKSELDEPLFRLTNKIEELTDLRMQELQKGGHETPTMYELSDYLLVKDQLSYIVQLTDDLYHLSAKL from the coding sequence ATGAACAGAATCAAGGATTTTTTAAATAGCAGCTATCTGAGTTTTGGATTCCGAATGACAGTTTCCATACTGATTCCTGTTATATGGGGATATTATCAAGGGTATCTGACACAAAGTATTGCCGTTTCTTTGGGAGTAGTTGCCACAGGTACATCAGATTCACCTGGTTCAATCTCTCAGAAAACAAAAGGGCTACTGTTTTCAATGCTCTACATATTCGTAAGTGTGGTATTGGTTGGTTGGGCATCGTCATTTCCTTGGTTCTTGAGTGTTGTACTTTTTGTACTATGCCTGTTTTATGGAATGTTTGCCATATTCGGTAACCGGGCTGCCGTGATCGGAAACTCAGTCCTATTGAGTGTTTGCTTCAGCCTGTCCCGTACCATGAGTTTTCAGCAGTCTGTTCAGTTTGCATCCCTATTGGTACTGGGTGGTTTGGTGTATTTACTTTTGACCGTTTTGCTATGGAGAATTAGACCCTTCAAAGCGGTGCAGCAGGCATTAGGAGCAGGGTATATGGAAGCTGGAAAATACCTCCATCTGAAAGCGTCATTTTATGATGAAGTGAAGCAAGAAGAGCCAAAGCAGCAGCAACTGATTCAGCAACAAGGAAAAGTGGCGGAGAGTGTTGACCATATTCGTGTATTGTTATTGAGTAGGCGATCGGCAATTCAGGGTACAACCCGAATCGGTAGGGCACTCGTTCATATGCTGCGGACATTGGTGGATATTCATGAAATGTCAATGGCTGTGCATAAGCATTATGACCAATTGTATGGTCAGTTTAAAGGGAAAGGTATCCTGATGGAGTACAAGTCCTTGCTCGAAGGGTTTGGAGATGAACTGATTTTGATTGGAAGGGCTATTGCCAATGCAGAACCTTATGAATTGACCAAGAATTATGATAATGAAATCAAGGGTATCAAGCAAAAGGTAGATGAGCTGAAGGATAAGGGAATTACGAAGGATGATGTTTCGGGTTTTTTGGCATTGAAGAACATATTGCGCAATTGTTCCCAATTGGCATTGATGCTCAAACAATGTGCTAACTATACACTCCTTGATGATGCTGACTTGCCTTCACAACACCCTTCATCTGACTTTTCAAGGTTTGTGCCTAGAAACAAGATAGGGTGGGAGGTGTTTTTCAATAACCTTAATATGAAGTCTATTCATTTTAGGCACGGACTTCGTCTAGGGATTACGGTTTCATTGACATACCTGTTTTGTTATATACTGAAAGTTCCTCAAGGGTATTGGGTGTTACTGACATTGATTGTCATTATGAAGCCCAGTTTCAGTATTACGAAGAAAAGAACAATACAACGGATTATCGGGACAGTAGTGGGGGGCGCTGTAGCAGTGTTACTTTTGGCTGTAGTACATGACAAAACCTTGATGCTGATGCTGATTGTCTCCTGTACCTTCGGGACGTTTGTCTTTATTGGTTATAACTATACAGTGGGGGTTATTTTTATTACGCCATTTGTCTTGATGCTTTTCAGTCTATTGGACCCTGCAGGGCACTCCCTGACCGCTGTAAGAATTGAGGATACACTGATTGGTGGTGCTATAGCATTTGCTTCAAGTTACCTGATCTTTCCAGCTTGGGAGTATCGAAATATGCCTGAACACTTGGCTAAAATTGTAAGAGCCAATAAAATGTATTTTGTTGAGGTGGTAAATTTATATACAGCAGAGCAGTTTTCTAAGGAGGAATATAAGCTTGTCAGAAAAGATGCCCATTTAAGTAATGCCAACCTTTCGGCAGCTTTTCAGAGTATGCTAAATGAGCCAGGGCACGTACAGCGAAATAAGACACAGGTATACGGTCTTGTTGTAATCAACCAGTCGCTTTCTGCGCATATTGCTACATTGGCAATCTACAGTGAAACGTTGGCAGATAAATATGCTTTTGAAGAGCTAAAACCTATAAAAGAATTTGTTGAGGAAAGCTTGAGCCATGTAGAACAAAGACTTCTTGGGAAAGAAGTGTCTTACAGAGGGGATAAATCAGAACTAGATGAGCCATTATTCAGATTAACGAATAAAATAGAAGAGTTAACAGATCTTCGAATGCAAGAGCTTCAAAAAGGTGGACATGAGACGCCTACCATGTATGAACTATCGGACTATTTATTGGTAAAAGACCAACTAAGCTATATTGTTCAGTTAACAGACGACTTGTACCATCTAAGTGCCAAGCTTTAG
- a CDS encoding class I SAM-dependent methyltransferase — MCNRNKAKPDSFYSRIFASLYNPFMNSMEERILARWRKKILYTQKGNILEIGAGTGNNFQFYDSEAEVIACEPSKEMLRYAKFKINAEVITNVTLVHAAIGDDVLEDYVPEGGFDAIVFTLVLCTIPDIEDAIQKAKKWLHPDGKLLVLEHIHDRDSWKGTFQKVIQPLWFYIAEGCDLTRNTDQILKKNGFTPIWERYFYHVLPFYCACLRKQD, encoded by the coding sequence ATGTGCAACAGAAATAAAGCAAAACCTGACTCTTTTTACTCCCGTATCTTCGCTAGTCTCTACAACCCTTTTATGAATTCGATGGAGGAGCGAATACTGGCCCGTTGGCGCAAAAAAATACTTTATACGCAAAAGGGTAATATCTTGGAAATTGGAGCAGGTACGGGTAATAACTTCCAGTTTTATGATAGTGAGGCTGAAGTGATCGCATGCGAACCTTCTAAAGAAATGCTTCGGTATGCCAAATTCAAGATCAATGCAGAGGTGATTACCAATGTAACGCTTGTACACGCTGCCATTGGAGATGATGTACTGGAGGATTATGTTCCTGAAGGTGGATTTGATGCTATTGTTTTTACTTTGGTCTTATGCACCATTCCAGATATCGAAGATGCCATTCAAAAAGCAAAAAAATGGCTTCACCCTGATGGGAAGCTATTGGTATTGGAACATATCCATGACAGGGATAGCTGGAAAGGCACTTTTCAAAAAGTAATTCAACCTCTGTGGTTTTACATTGCCGAGGGGTGTGACCTGACCCGAAATACTGACCAAATATTGAAAAAAAATGGCTTTACCCCTATTTGGGAAAGGTACTTCTACCATGTATTACCTTTTTACTGTGCCTGTCTACGCAAACAGGATTGA
- a CDS encoding 3-hydroxyacyl-CoA dehydrogenase family protein, whose product MKNIAVIGSGTMGNGIAHVFAQHGFNVNLIDISESALEKAVATIAKNLDRQVAKGKIDEATKTNALNNISTFTLMGEGVKDADLVVEAATENVEIKLNIFRDLDKLCKPEAILASNTSSISITKIASVTERPEKVIGMHFMNPVPVMKLVEVINGYLTSKETTDAIVKLSEAVSKIPVPANDYPGFVANRILMPMINEAILSLQNGVAGVMEIDQIMKLGMAHPMGPLQLADFIGLDVCLSIMRVLQDGLGDDKYAPAPLLVNMVTAGHKGVKSGKGFYDWTHGTKDLVVADQFKK is encoded by the coding sequence ATGAAAAACATAGCAGTAATCGGTTCAGGTACTATGGGCAATGGCATTGCTCACGTATTTGCACAACACGGATTCAATGTAAACCTGATCGATATTTCTGAGTCAGCGCTTGAAAAAGCTGTGGCAACGATTGCTAAAAACTTGGATAGACAGGTAGCGAAGGGAAAAATAGATGAAGCTACAAAAACCAATGCGCTTAATAATATCTCAACTTTTACCTTGATGGGAGAAGGGGTGAAAGATGCTGATTTGGTGGTGGAAGCAGCTACTGAAAATGTTGAAATCAAGCTGAATATTTTCCGTGATTTGGATAAGCTTTGTAAGCCTGAGGCAATTTTGGCATCTAACACATCTTCCATTTCTATTACAAAGATTGCCAGTGTGACTGAACGCCCTGAAAAAGTGATAGGCATGCACTTTATGAACCCTGTACCAGTCATGAAGTTGGTAGAGGTGATTAATGGCTACCTGACTAGTAAGGAAACAACCGATGCAATCGTAAAGCTATCAGAAGCGGTTTCGAAGATTCCTGTACCAGCAAACGATTATCCAGGCTTTGTAGCCAACCGTATCCTGATGCCGATGATCAACGAGGCGATTCTTTCGCTTCAAAATGGTGTAGCTGGCGTGATGGAAATTGACCAGATTATGAAATTGGGTATGGCGCACCCAATGGGACCGCTACAATTGGCTGACTTTATTGGATTGGATGTTTGTCTTTCGATTATGCGTGTATTGCAAGACGGCTTAGGTGATGACAAATACGCTCCGGCTCCATTATTGGTCAATATGGTAACAGCAGGTCACAAAGGTGTGAAATCAGGCAAAGGTTTCTATGACTGGACTCATGGAACAAAAGACTTGGTAGTAGCTGACCAGTTTAAAAAATAA
- the rpsA gene encoding 30S ribosomal protein S1, translated as MAENQDFNWDELESVGFGDGYSAEEKAKLEAMYEGTLNEIQEKEVVTGTVVSITDRDVVLNIGFKSDGLVPLNEFRDVEDLKVGDEIEVFIENQEDAQGQLILSRKKAKIVKAWEHIQNALDEDKVIEGIVKRRTKGGLIVDIFGIESFLPGSQIDVKPIRDFDVFVGKRMELKVVKINYANDNVVVSHKILIEKDLEEQKQKILNNLERGQVLEGVIKNMTNFGVFIDLGGVDGLLHITDISWGRISHPEEVLKLDQKVNVVVLDFDDAKKRISLGMKQLTPHPWDSLPETIDVGAKVKGKIVNVADYGAFLEITPGVEGLIHVSEMSWSQHLRNPQDFIKVGNELEAVVLTIDREERKMSLGIKQLTEDPWTQKDLIEKYAIGTKHKGVVRNLTNFGLFIELEEGIDGLVHVSDLSWTKKVKHPSEFTKVGNELEVMVLEIDPEQRRLALGHKQLEENPWEHFETVFTKESVHQGTIVNKTDKGAIVELQFGIEGFCLNKNLKKEDGSTPETGETLDFKVLEFSKDDKKISLSHVHTYKEFEKKPAAPKKKKEGAAGKPATAPADQASTTLGDLDALAKLKDQMNDGNEGK; from the coding sequence GGCGATGGTTATTCGGCTGAGGAAAAAGCCAAATTGGAGGCAATGTACGAAGGTACACTCAACGAAATCCAAGAAAAAGAAGTAGTGACTGGTACTGTTGTATCTATCACTGACCGTGATGTAGTCCTGAACATTGGCTTCAAGTCAGATGGTCTGGTTCCACTGAACGAATTCCGTGACGTTGAGGACCTGAAAGTAGGTGACGAAATCGAAGTTTTCATTGAAAACCAAGAGGACGCACAAGGCCAGCTGATCCTTTCTCGTAAGAAAGCGAAAATCGTTAAGGCTTGGGAGCACATCCAAAATGCATTGGATGAAGATAAAGTTATCGAAGGTATTGTTAAGAGAAGAACTAAAGGTGGTCTGATCGTTGACATCTTCGGAATTGAGTCATTCCTGCCAGGTTCACAAATTGACGTGAAGCCTATCCGTGACTTCGACGTATTCGTTGGTAAGCGCATGGAACTGAAAGTTGTGAAAATCAACTACGCTAACGATAACGTAGTAGTTTCTCACAAGATCCTGATCGAAAAAGATCTGGAAGAGCAAAAGCAAAAGATCCTGAACAACCTGGAAAGAGGTCAGGTACTGGAAGGCGTTATCAAGAACATGACAAACTTCGGTGTGTTCATCGACCTTGGTGGCGTAGACGGCCTGCTTCACATTACAGATATTTCATGGGGAAGAATCTCTCACCCAGAGGAGGTACTGAAACTAGACCAAAAGGTGAACGTTGTAGTACTGGACTTCGACGATGCGAAAAAACGTATCTCATTGGGTATGAAGCAGCTGACTCCTCATCCATGGGACTCTCTGCCTGAAACTATCGACGTAGGCGCGAAAGTGAAAGGTAAAATCGTTAACGTGGCTGACTACGGTGCATTCTTGGAGATCACTCCAGGTGTTGAAGGTCTGATCCACGTTTCTGAAATGTCATGGTCACAGCACTTGAGAAACCCTCAAGACTTCATCAAGGTTGGCAACGAGCTTGAGGCTGTAGTATTGACTATCGACAGAGAAGAAAGAAAGATGTCTCTGGGTATCAAGCAACTGACTGAGGATCCTTGGACTCAAAAAGACCTGATCGAGAAGTACGCTATCGGTACTAAGCACAAAGGTGTGGTTAGAAACCTGACAAACTTCGGTCTGTTCATCGAGCTTGAGGAAGGTATCGACGGTCTGGTACACGTTTCTGACCTGTCATGGACTAAGAAGGTGAAACACCCATCTGAGTTCACTAAAGTTGGTAACGAACTGGAAGTAATGGTACTGGAAATCGATCCAGAACAAAGAAGACTGGCACTGGGCCACAAACAACTTGAGGAGAACCCTTGGGAGCACTTCGAAACTGTATTCACGAAAGAATCTGTACACCAAGGTACAATCGTGAACAAAACAGACAAAGGTGCTATTGTTGAGCTTCAGTTCGGTATCGAAGGATTCTGTCTGAACAAGAACCTGAAGAAAGAAGACGGCTCTACACCAGAAACTGGTGAGACACTGGACTTCAAAGTACTTGAGTTCTCTAAAGATGACAAGAAGATCTCTCTGTCACACGTTCACACTTACAAAGAGTTCGAGAAGAAGCCTGCAGCTCCTAAGAAGAAGAAGGAAGGCGCAGCTGGTAAACCAGCTACAGCACCTGCAGACCAAGCTTCAACTACTCTAGGTGATCTGGATGCGCTTGCTAAGCTGAAAGATCAAATGAACGACGGTAACGAAGGTAAGTAA